The following are encoded together in the Astyanax mexicanus isolate ESR-SI-001 chromosome 8, AstMex3_surface, whole genome shotgun sequence genome:
- the LOC125780494 gene encoding E3 ubiquitin-protein ligase TRIM39-like, protein MASSSSLLSEDQLQCSICLDVFTDPVSTPCGHNFCMVCLRKCWNSSSHCQCPVCKREFPQRPELSINTFISGLAAQFKKSVQEKSSRAPEKRSSKSKKVQCDSCCEEKLEAVKSCLDCGVSFCDSHLSLHKTTLKYKKHKLMDPVENLEDYICQKHERPLELFCRDDQTCVCQFCTEGDHRTHSTVPIEEESGEKKTQLEKTQTEVQQMIQERLKKIQEIKHSVELNKKIREKEEADSVEIFRALVRCIERSQAELLEVMEEKQKAAERQAEELIKELEQEITKLKRRDTELEQISHTEDHLHLLQIYPSLCRPPHTKNWTDVSVNTPLSVESLRRALSQLQKHLTQEMEKIDKCELKRIQQYAVDVTLDPDTAHPNLILSDDEKQVKHGDKQQKLPDNPERFNRGTCVLGKEGFSSGRFYYEVQVREKTEWYLGVTRESSNRKGRITLSPVDGYWTVLLRNKTEYKAAESPPLLLSLKQAPQKVGVFVDYEEGLVSFYDVEVRSHIYSFTGQSFTEKLYPFFHTGLNDGGKNSAPLIITPVQHD, encoded by the exons ATGGCTTCCTCCAGCagtctcctgtctgaagatcagctccagtgctctatctgtctggatgtgttcactgatccagtctctactccatgtggacacaacttctgcaTGGTCTGTCTCAGAAAGTGCTGGAACAGCAGCTCACACTGCCAGTGTCCAGTCTGTAAGAGAGAATTCCCCCAAAGACCTGAACTGTCTATAAACACCTTCATCTCTGGACTGGCTGCTCAGTTCAAGAAGTCAGTTCAGGAGAAGTCCAGCAGAGCTCCAGAGAAACGTTCCTCCAAATCTAAGAAGGTTCAGTGTGACTCCTGCTGTGAGGAGAAGCTGGAGGCTGTAAAGTCCTGTCTGGACTGTGGCGTCTCTTTCTGTGACTCTCATTTATCACTTCATAAAACTACACTCAAATATAAGAAACACAAGCTGATGGATCCTGTGGAGAACCTGGAGGACTACATCTGCCAGAAACATGAGAGACCCctggagctgttctgtagagacgaccagacgtgtgtgtgtcagttctgCACTGAGGGAGACCACCGGACTCACAGCACTGTTCCTATAGAGGAGGAGAGTGGAGAGAAGAAG ACTCAGCTGGAGAAGACACAGACAGAAGTTCAGCAGATGATCCAGGAGAGACTGAAGAAGATCCAGGAGATCAAACACTCTGTAGAACTCAATAAA Aaaatcagagagaaggaggaagcagacagtgtggagatcttcagggctctggtgcgctgcattgagagaagccaggctgagctgctggaggtgatggaggagaagcagaaagcagcagagaggcaggctgaagagctgattaaagagctggagcaggaaatcactaagctaaagaggagagacactgagctggagcagatctcccacactgaggaccacctccacctcctacag ATTTACCCGTCCCTCTGCAGACCCCCACACACCAAGAACTGGACTGACGTCAGTGTTAACACTCCTCTGAGTGTGGagagtctgaggagagctctgtctcAGCTTCAGAAACATCTCACACAGGAGATGGAGAAGATTGATAAGTGTG aactgaagagaattcaGCAGTATGCAG tggACGTGACTCTGGATCCTGATACAGCTCATCCTAATCTCATCCTGTCTGATGATGAAAAACAAGTTAAACATGGAGACAAACAACAGAAACTCCCTGATAATCCAGAGAGATTTAATCGTGGTACCTGTGTTCTGGGAAAGGAGGGTTTCTCCTCAGGGAGATTTTACTATGAGGTTCAGGTCAGAGAGAAGACTGAGTGGTATTTAGGAGTGACCAGAGAGTCCAGCAACAGGAAGGGAAGGATTACACTGAGTCCTGTGGATGGATACTGGACTGTGTTGCTGAGAAATAAAACTGAATATAAAGCTGCAGaatctcctcctctcctcctctcgtTGAAACAGGCTCCccagaaggtgggggtgtttgtggattatgaggagggtctggtctCCTTCTATGATGTTGAGGTCAGATCTCATATCTACTCTTTCACTGGTCAGTCTTTCACTGAGAAACTCTATCCATTCTTCCACACTGGTCTTAATGATGGAGGTAAaaattcagctccactgatcatcactCCTGTTCAACATGATTAA